In one Brienomyrus brachyistius isolate T26 chromosome 12, BBRACH_0.4, whole genome shotgun sequence genomic region, the following are encoded:
- the LOC125705275 gene encoding uncharacterized protein LOC125705275, whose amino-acid sequence MESFILLFFCVLLKDTARGQTYNSSSLEGVTLLEVSVLALVVVNATLCIATIIGICILFNKVSQIRMKFAKNETVTDHHITQNASKPFQENNEMNKESPDHTNQTPTRPSSIKLPNTEKQESSQLSEHYSGMQGSNPSLFRQLSPPDYAYTMSRRAKEGNVSQGLPKEDMSTIDLTTDDDPNSPYMHMRSCGIDSLIRGMADEDIYDIPRYSSASCICFTRVDQASLKRAKQSRYRSDPNNYPLSSVLSSMQMSNGDSLGACSPDSSRDSGQGTISSSQSLKFEMSDPGSTGRTEKLSNSMVTKPACPQKRNANSSIRNQKQPPIAI is encoded by the exons ATGGAGAGCTTCATACTTCTCTTTTTCTGTGTTCTTTTAAAG GATACAGCTCGTGGCCAAACATACAACTCCTCCTCTCTCGAGGGAGTTACTCTTCTTGAGGTTTCTGTCCTTGCTTTAGTCGTGGTCAATGCTACACTCTGCATTGCAACTATAATAGGAATTTGCATACTGTTCAACAAAGTTAGTCAG ATCAGGATGAAGTTTGCAAAGAATGAAACTGTCACTGACCATCACATCACGCAAAATGCGTCTAAGCCTTTTCAGGAGAACAATGAGATGAACAAAGAGAGCCCAGATCACACCAATCAgacaccaacacggccttcGTCCATCAAACTCCCAAACACAGAGAAGCAGGAATCAAGCCAGCTGTCAGAGCACTATTCCGGCATGCAGGGCTCGAATCCTAGCCTGTTTCGACAACTATCCCCTCCTGACTATGCATACACCATGTCCAGAAGGGCTAAAGAAGGCAACGTATCCCAGGGCCTGCCCAAGGAGGACATGTCCACCATCGACTTGACCACAGATGATGACCCAAACTCCCCGTACATGCACATGAGGTCCTGTGGGATCGACAGTCTTATCCGAGGCATGGCTGACGAGGACATCTACGATATTCCACGATACTCCTCTGCCAGCTGCATCTGCTTTACCCGAGTAGACCAAGCATCTCTGAAAAGAGCCAAGCAGTCTAGGTACCGCTCTGACCCCAACAACTACCCTTTGTCTTCTGTTCTCAGCAGCATGCAAATGAGTAATGGTGACTCGCTTGGTGCTTGCTCTCCAGACAGCTCCAGAGACTCTGGGCAGGGGACTATCAGTAGCTCGCAGAGTCTCAAGTTTGAGATGAGTGACCCAGGGTCAACAGGTAGAACAGAGAAGCTCTCCAACTCTATGGTTACCAAACCAGCATGTCCTCAGAAGCGAAATGCAAACTCATCTATTCGGAACCAGAAACAGCCACCAATTGCAATCTAG
- the LOC125705276 gene encoding PACRG-like protein isoform X1, whose amino-acid sequence MSASPGVRSAPATESCAARQPQSRISDRLTPSTADPFSSPRKAQSPFAAVYAKGGIPCRLVHGSVKHKLHWETPPESIAFDPLLVILAEGLRETKYPYTFVSREGFRELLLVEGASEKIRPLLPKVVPALRAALAHADTEVFERGLDGLVQLSGTARRELNGHLKHVLTCISKKYMQKKYREKVTLALQTLERNGGKESLPIIKSKVPTYSSIYS is encoded by the exons ATGTCGGCGTCGCCCGGCGTGCGCTCTGCCCCGGCCACAGAAAGCTGCGCTGCTCGGCAGCCGCAAAGCAGGATCAGCGACCGGCTCACCCCGAGCACAGCAGATCCC TTCAGCAGCCCCCGAAAGGCGCAGTCGCCGTTTGCTGCAGTCTACGCCAAAGGAGGTATACCTTGCAG ATTGGTCCATGGATCCGTTAAACACAAGTTACACTGGGAAACTCCTCCAGAATCCATTGCCTTTGACCCACTGCTTGTGATCCTTGCTGAG GGTTTGAGAGAAACCAAATACCCTTACACATTTGTGTCCAGAGAGGGTTTCAGAGAGTTACTCCTGgtagagggcgccagtgagaaAATCAGGCCACTCCTTCCGAAGGTGGTTCCTGCCCTTAGAGCAGCTCTG GCCCATGCAGACACCGAAGTCTTTGAGAGAGGGCTAGATGGTCTCGTACAGCTCAGTGGCACAGCCCGACGTGAGCTCAATGGCCACCTCAAGCATGTGCTTACCTGT ATCTCAAAGAAATACATGCAGAAGAAATACAGAGAGAAGGTGACCTTGGCCCTGCAGACACTGGAGAGAAATGGAGGCAAG GAGAGCCTGCCAATTATAAAGTCCAAGGTACCAACATACAGCTCAATTTATTCCTGA
- the LOC125705276 gene encoding PACRG-like protein isoform X2, with product MKGNSTLAIVQIKQRYARRVTILVHGSVKHKLHWETPPESIAFDPLLVILAEGLRETKYPYTFVSREGFRELLLVEGASEKIRPLLPKVVPALRAALAHADTEVFERGLDGLVQLSGTARRELNGHLKHVLTCISKKYMQKKYREKVTLALQTLERNGGKESLPIIKSKVPTYSSIYS from the exons ATGAAAGGAAACAGCACGTTAGCGATAGTTCAGATCAAGCAACGTTATGCAAGACGTGTAACAAT ATTGGTCCATGGATCCGTTAAACACAAGTTACACTGGGAAACTCCTCCAGAATCCATTGCCTTTGACCCACTGCTTGTGATCCTTGCTGAG GGTTTGAGAGAAACCAAATACCCTTACACATTTGTGTCCAGAGAGGGTTTCAGAGAGTTACTCCTGgtagagggcgccagtgagaaAATCAGGCCACTCCTTCCGAAGGTGGTTCCTGCCCTTAGAGCAGCTCTG GCCCATGCAGACACCGAAGTCTTTGAGAGAGGGCTAGATGGTCTCGTACAGCTCAGTGGCACAGCCCGACGTGAGCTCAATGGCCACCTCAAGCATGTGCTTACCTGT ATCTCAAAGAAATACATGCAGAAGAAATACAGAGAGAAGGTGACCTTGGCCCTGCAGACACTGGAGAGAAATGGAGGCAAG GAGAGCCTGCCAATTATAAAGTCCAAGGTACCAACATACAGCTCAATTTATTCCTGA